The following are encoded in a window of Tessaracoccus flavescens genomic DNA:
- a CDS encoding DUF4307 domain-containing protein, with protein MTDDEARIKARYPKRSALDYVLGIGALVAVVGAIAMVLIDGLDRANPPVAAMVRGFEVVSPQEAVAEVVVQRKDPATPVECSLYAQAKSYERVAEHTFTVDPGTEVLTVVHVDLKTIKEATTISMEEPACRVLD; from the coding sequence GTGACCGACGACGAAGCCCGCATCAAGGCCCGCTACCCGAAGCGCTCCGCACTGGACTATGTGCTGGGGATCGGGGCCCTTGTCGCCGTGGTCGGCGCCATCGCCATGGTGCTGATCGACGGCCTCGACCGGGCCAACCCGCCCGTCGCCGCGATGGTGCGCGGCTTCGAGGTGGTCAGCCCCCAGGAGGCGGTCGCCGAGGTCGTGGTGCAGCGCAAGGACCCCGCGACCCCCGTCGAGTGCAGCCTCTACGCGCAGGCCAAATCGTACGAGAGGGTCGCTGAGCACACCTTCACCGTCGATCCGGGCACCGAGGTGCTGACGGTCGTCCACGTCGACCTGAAGACCATCAAGGAAGCCACCACGATCAGCATGGAGGAACCGGCCTGCCGGGTGCTCGACTGA
- the mca gene encoding mycothiol conjugate amidase Mca, whose product MPGMPATSLRLLHVHAHPDDESSKGAATTAKYVDEGVEVMVATCTGGERGSVLNPKLADDPQVLANISQIRADEMARAREVLGITQTWLGFVDSGLPEGDPLPPLPEGCFGLQDPKVAAGALVRVIRAFRPHVITTYDEQGGYPHPDHVMCHRITMEAFKAAADPDLWPEHGPAWQAAKLYYHMSFHSQRQEQLELAMHEQGLDCQFPHRDTDPYSYGRLTTFIECAKYFPVRDEALRAHATQIDPDGPWFAVPLAIQQAGWPTEDYQLVVSKVPTMIPEDDLFSGLRPEPVVPEFMI is encoded by the coding sequence ATGCCAGGAATGCCAGCCACCAGCCTGCGGTTGCTGCACGTCCACGCCCATCCCGACGACGAGTCGAGCAAGGGCGCGGCGACGACCGCGAAGTACGTCGACGAGGGCGTCGAGGTCATGGTGGCGACCTGTACCGGCGGCGAGCGTGGATCGGTGCTCAACCCGAAGCTCGCCGACGATCCGCAGGTGCTGGCGAACATCTCGCAGATCAGGGCAGACGAGATGGCCCGCGCCCGCGAAGTGCTCGGCATCACGCAGACGTGGCTCGGCTTCGTGGACTCGGGCCTTCCCGAGGGAGATCCGCTGCCTCCGCTTCCCGAAGGATGCTTCGGCCTGCAGGATCCGAAGGTCGCGGCGGGTGCCCTGGTGCGCGTGATCCGCGCCTTCCGGCCGCACGTGATCACGACCTACGACGAGCAGGGCGGCTATCCGCACCCGGACCACGTGATGTGCCATCGGATCACGATGGAGGCGTTCAAGGCCGCCGCGGACCCCGACCTGTGGCCGGAGCACGGGCCAGCGTGGCAGGCGGCCAAGCTGTACTACCACATGAGCTTCCACAGCCAGCGCCAGGAACAGCTCGAACTGGCCATGCACGAGCAGGGCCTCGACTGCCAGTTCCCGCATCGCGACACCGACCCCTACTCCTATGGCAGGCTCACCACGTTCATCGAGTGCGCGAAGTACTTTCCGGTGCGCGACGAGGCGCTGCGCGCGCACGCCACCCAGATCGACCCGGACGGGCCGTGGTTCGCCGTGCCGCTCGCGATCCAGCAGGCGGGTTGGCCGACGGAGGACTACCAGTTGGTCGTCTCGAAGGTGCCGACCATGATCCCCGAGGACGACCTGTTCTCAGGCCTGCGGCCGGAGCCGGTGGTGCCGGAGTTCATGATCTGA